In Pelagicoccus sp. SDUM812003, the following are encoded in one genomic region:
- a CDS encoding AAA family ATPase: MSKDDEPKDPMEELQKNLQDLFKQGKAFMPFGGPMGGASGVASPGSSGPTSPKQEEEDQERAEALKRIQEFNLKPREIRDYLDRFVIQQNEAKKVISVSICDHYNHVRRCIERPELLEQDYAKQNIILLGPTGVGKTYLMRNVAKLIGVPFVKADATKFSETGYVGGDVEDLVRDLVKNANGDTDLAQYGIIYIDEIDKIANKMESGGRDVSGRGVQINLLKLMEDTEVALQSQTDMMGQMQAMMEMQRGGKPRKRSLSTKHILFIVSGAFDQMDKSIEKRLRNTSMGFGSQPAADQEEQDTFLNEVETRDFIDYGFEPEFIGRLPVRVACQPLKPKDLLEIMSSSEGSVLRQYISDFEGYGITLEMAREAMEEVAERAYKEKTGARGLMTVLERVFRSFKFELPSTSIKTLSVGRSTIENPEAELKVLLRENLSDQHEVLRAEIDAFCQRFSEQYGFTLEFTDEAVTALVEESLEKDKTIRALCERKFHDFNHGLTLISRNTGQTTFTIDAEVIADAEKALSAWVVASYNRTPDS; the protein is encoded by the coding sequence ATGAGCAAAGACGACGAACCGAAAGATCCGATGGAAGAGCTGCAGAAAAATCTGCAGGATCTCTTCAAGCAGGGAAAGGCTTTCATGCCCTTCGGCGGCCCCATGGGGGGAGCGAGCGGCGTGGCCAGTCCCGGTTCCAGCGGCCCCACCTCCCCCAAGCAGGAGGAGGAAGATCAAGAGCGGGCCGAAGCCCTCAAACGCATTCAGGAATTCAACCTCAAACCCCGGGAGATCCGCGACTATCTCGACCGCTTCGTCATCCAGCAGAACGAGGCGAAGAAGGTCATCTCCGTTTCCATCTGCGACCACTACAACCACGTGCGACGCTGCATCGAACGTCCGGAACTGCTGGAACAGGACTACGCCAAGCAAAACATCATCCTGCTCGGCCCAACCGGCGTGGGCAAAACCTACCTGATGCGCAACGTGGCAAAGCTGATCGGCGTGCCGTTCGTCAAGGCGGACGCCACCAAGTTCTCCGAAACCGGCTACGTGGGCGGCGATGTGGAGGATTTGGTGCGCGATCTGGTGAAAAACGCCAATGGCGACACCGATCTCGCCCAGTACGGCATTATATATATTGATGAGATCGATAAGATAGCCAACAAGATGGAGAGCGGCGGGCGCGACGTTTCCGGCCGCGGCGTGCAGATCAATCTGCTCAAGCTGATGGAGGACACCGAAGTCGCTCTGCAGAGCCAGACCGACATGATGGGTCAGATGCAGGCCATGATGGAGATGCAGCGCGGCGGCAAACCGCGCAAGCGCAGCCTCTCCACCAAACACATTCTCTTCATCGTCAGCGGCGCCTTCGACCAGATGGACAAGTCCATCGAAAAACGCCTTCGCAACACCTCGATGGGCTTCGGCTCGCAGCCTGCCGCGGACCAGGAGGAGCAAGACACCTTCCTCAACGAGGTGGAGACGCGCGACTTCATCGACTACGGCTTCGAGCCGGAATTCATCGGCCGCCTGCCCGTTCGCGTCGCTTGCCAGCCGCTCAAGCCGAAGGACCTTCTGGAAATCATGAGCAGCTCCGAAGGCAGCGTGCTGCGGCAGTACATTTCCGATTTCGAAGGCTACGGCATCACGCTGGAGATGGCCCGCGAGGCCATGGAGGAAGTCGCCGAACGGGCCTACAAGGAAAAAACCGGAGCCCGCGGACTCATGACCGTGCTGGAACGCGTCTTCCGCAGCTTCAAGTTCGAGCTGCCCTCCACCAGCATCAAAACCCTCAGCGTGGGACGCTCCACCATCGAAAATCCGGAGGCGGAACTCAAAGTCCTGCTGCGCGAAAACCTTTCCGATCAGCACGAGGTCTTGAGGGCGGAGATCGACGCCTTCTGCCAGCGTTTCAGCGAGCAGTACGGCTTCACCCTGGAGTTTACCGATGAGGCCGTCACCGCCCTGGTCGAGGAGAGTCTCGAAAAGGACAAGACCATCCGGGCCCTTTGCGAGCGCAAGTTTCACGACTTCAACCACGGTCTCACCCTGATCAGCCGCAACACCGGCCAAACCACCTTCACCATCGACGCCGAAGTGATCGCCGACGCGGAAAAGGCCCTTTCCGCCTGGGTGGTAGCCAGCTACAACCGAACTCCGGATTCTTGA
- a CDS encoding HU family DNA-binding protein, producing the protein MSNNLTKRDIVLRIFEKTKDIPQSKIQDTVQMTLDIILDALAEGRNVELRNFGVFEVQKRKARVGRNPNRPETDVVIPTRAVVKFKAGKVLKAKIKDIDLEKLD; encoded by the coding sequence ATGTCTAACAACCTTACCAAACGCGATATCGTTCTTCGAATCTTCGAAAAGACGAAGGACATCCCCCAGAGCAAGATCCAAGACACCGTCCAGATGACCTTGGACATTATTTTGGACGCTCTCGCGGAGGGCCGTAATGTGGAGCTGCGAAACTTCGGAGTTTTCGAGGTGCAGAAGCGCAAAGCTCGCGTGGGCCGCAATCCGAATCGTCCTGAGACCGATGTGGTCATCCCGACGCGCGCCGTGGTCAAATTCAAGGCGGGCAAGGTGCTCAAGGCGAAGATCAAGGATATCGACCTGGAGAAGCTCGACTAG
- the hisS gene encoding histidine--tRNA ligase — protein sequence MATFSSLPGFREFYPEDYAQRKHIFQIWRQVARRFNFAEYDGPVLESLELFTTKSGPEIESQLFCFEDKGGRQVSLRPELTPSLARMVAARANGLKRPIKWFSIGDNFRYERMQKGRLRCFTQLNVDILGEAGPSAEVELIALMIFSLTGFGLNEEDFYVRLSDRDLWMLYLRALGYEGDAIAAVLGVVDKWERMPEEKLVAMLQEIAGDKANELKAQIDAFLKIDSVDAIRERFASLQLSEEIQATLDQRLADWRQVLDGLAAMGLGGFVKLDLSIVRGLAYYTGFVFEAFDKKGEFRALAGGGRYDALVRKMGGPDMPAVGFGMGDVVLGELLKARGKMPDFIDAIDFFAVVGGDAEMQAALADVALLRSAGYSVEYQLKPQAFGKQFKAAASAGARFALIYGSEELEKGVVKLRNLADRSETDVPHAQLLEAARDLI from the coding sequence ATGGCCACTTTTAGCTCACTGCCCGGTTTTCGCGAATTCTACCCTGAGGACTACGCTCAGCGTAAGCACATCTTCCAGATCTGGAGGCAGGTGGCGCGTCGTTTCAACTTCGCCGAATACGATGGCCCGGTGCTGGAGTCGCTGGAGCTGTTCACCACCAAGTCCGGTCCGGAGATCGAGAGCCAGCTCTTCTGTTTCGAGGACAAGGGCGGCCGCCAGGTCTCCCTGCGCCCCGAGCTGACGCCCTCGCTGGCTCGCATGGTGGCGGCGCGGGCCAACGGTCTGAAGCGACCGATCAAATGGTTCAGCATCGGCGACAACTTCCGTTACGAGCGCATGCAGAAGGGGCGGTTGCGCTGCTTCACCCAGCTCAACGTGGACATTCTTGGCGAAGCGGGCCCGTCTGCGGAAGTGGAGCTGATCGCCTTGATGATCTTCTCGTTGACCGGTTTTGGCCTGAATGAAGAGGACTTTTACGTGCGCCTGAGCGATCGCGATCTTTGGATGCTTTATTTGCGAGCGCTCGGCTACGAAGGCGATGCCATCGCGGCGGTCCTCGGGGTGGTCGACAAATGGGAGCGCATGCCGGAAGAAAAACTCGTGGCCATGCTGCAGGAGATCGCTGGCGACAAGGCGAACGAGCTGAAGGCGCAGATCGACGCGTTTCTGAAGATCGATTCGGTCGACGCCATTCGGGAGCGTTTCGCTTCTTTGCAGCTTTCGGAGGAAATCCAAGCGACGCTGGACCAGCGTCTGGCGGATTGGCGTCAGGTGCTCGATGGCTTGGCGGCCATGGGCTTGGGAGGGTTTGTGAAACTCGACCTGAGCATCGTGCGCGGATTGGCGTACTATACCGGTTTCGTCTTCGAGGCCTTCGACAAGAAGGGGGAGTTTCGGGCCCTGGCCGGTGGCGGACGCTACGACGCCTTGGTCAGAAAAATGGGTGGTCCGGACATGCCAGCGGTTGGTTTCGGCATGGGCGACGTGGTGCTTGGCGAGCTGTTGAAAGCTCGCGGCAAGATGCCGGATTTCATCGATGCGATCGATTTTTTCGCGGTGGTCGGAGGCGACGCGGAAATGCAGGCGGCCCTGGCGGATGTGGCCTTGCTGCGCAGCGCTGGCTACAGCGTGGAGTATCAGCTCAAGCCGCAGGCGTTCGGCAAGCAGTTCAAAGCAGCTGCCAGCGCGGGTGCCCGTTTCGCCCTGATCTACGGTTCGGAGGAGCTGGAAAAGGGCGTGGTCAAGCTGCGAAATCTGGCGGATCGCTCCGAAACCGACGTGCCGCACGCCCAGCTGCTCGAGGCGGCTCGGGATCTGATCTAG
- a CDS encoding alpha/beta hydrolase, which translates to MREREQRNPLNGLLVLIAVSVLFFYLFAHQITNKALFQPRPTSYELSETDDSIRLIEAEDGTQLAVFWAPSPGARRTVFYFHGNAEDLGDIAFILNNYRLQGVNVLAYDYRDYGLSEGKPSEKLTYRDAETVLDYAVSALGVDPQSVVFHGRSLGGGIAMEMAVRRPAAGLILESTFLSAYRIYLPLKWMPGDKYVNASKAKKLSCPTLIIHGREDQVVPFAHGEELARLLPDGLGRTLWIEEAGHNDVATRKGATFWAGIRGFLMSLNESEK; encoded by the coding sequence ATGAGAGAACGCGAGCAACGCAATCCCTTGAACGGCTTGCTCGTGCTGATCGCGGTCAGCGTGCTGTTTTTCTACCTGTTCGCTCACCAGATCACCAACAAAGCGCTCTTCCAGCCGCGACCGACGAGCTATGAACTTTCCGAGACCGACGACTCGATCCGCCTGATCGAAGCCGAAGATGGCACGCAGCTCGCGGTTTTCTGGGCGCCGTCGCCTGGAGCGCGACGCACGGTTTTCTATTTCCACGGAAACGCTGAGGATCTGGGCGACATCGCTTTCATCCTCAACAACTACCGCCTGCAAGGGGTGAATGTGCTCGCCTACGACTATCGCGACTATGGATTGTCCGAAGGCAAGCCCAGCGAGAAGCTGACCTACCGAGACGCGGAGACGGTGCTGGATTATGCGGTGAGCGCCTTGGGCGTCGATCCGCAGTCGGTCGTTTTCCACGGCCGGTCGCTGGGCGGAGGGATAGCGATGGAAATGGCGGTCCGGCGCCCAGCAGCGGGCCTGATTCTAGAATCCACATTTCTGAGCGCCTACCGTATTTACCTGCCGCTCAAGTGGATGCCGGGAGACAAGTATGTGAACGCCTCCAAGGCGAAGAAGCTCAGCTGTCCCACGCTGATCATTCATGGCCGGGAGGATCAAGTGGTACCCTTCGCTCATGGCGAGGAGCTGGCCAGGCTGCTGCCGGACGGACTCGGACGCACGCTTTGGATCGAGGAGGCTGGACACAACGATGTCGCGACCCGAAAAGGGGCGACGTTTTGGGCGGGAATCAGAGGGTTTCTGATGTCTCTGAACGAGAGTGAAAAATAG
- the serA gene encoding phosphoglycerate dehydrogenase, giving the protein MKILVADKISSIGVDFLKQQEGFEVVEAYGTYKDDYSKFLELAKGAAAIIVRSDSKVTREVIETAGSSLKAIGRAGVGVDNIDSEAATDYGVVVMNTPGGNTIATAELTFTHMLCGARPLAQAAQSMREGRWDRKIYGGSELFRKTLGICGMGRIGAEVAKRAKAFGMTVLGYDPYLTAAKAEALGVKQVDLEELFRQADYITVHMPLTDATRDMIDDKAIAMMKDGVRLFNCARGGIINEDALLKGLESGKVAAAGLDVYVSEPPAEDHPFRAQKNLNLTPHLGASTEEAQESVGLEIAECVTSVLTGGGISNAINMPSLDAQTLKTVGPYLELCSALGSLVQQLALDKVEKVKITYSGKIVDLDANSLTRGILKGYLKEVSSNVNFVNALVIMERLGLQVDVLKSSEEVDYTELIKVEAVCGNGESVSAEGTLIGKGNSPRIVSVNGREVEVEPHGCMLVIANSDELGIVGKIGSIMGKDGVNIAGMSLSRNEVGGIALNIATLDSDPSDAAMEEIRSIAAIKQAKIVHL; this is encoded by the coding sequence ATGAAAATCCTAGTAGCAGACAAAATATCGTCCATTGGGGTAGACTTCCTAAAACAGCAGGAAGGATTCGAAGTCGTAGAAGCCTACGGCACCTATAAGGACGATTACTCGAAATTTCTGGAGCTCGCCAAGGGTGCCGCTGCGATCATCGTTCGTAGCGATTCCAAGGTGACCCGCGAAGTCATCGAGACGGCTGGCTCCTCCCTCAAGGCCATCGGCCGCGCGGGGGTAGGTGTGGATAACATCGATTCCGAAGCCGCGACCGACTATGGCGTCGTGGTCATGAACACTCCGGGCGGAAACACCATCGCCACCGCGGAGCTCACCTTTACGCACATGCTTTGCGGAGCTCGTCCTCTCGCCCAGGCCGCCCAGTCCATGCGCGAAGGGCGTTGGGACCGAAAGATCTACGGCGGTAGCGAGCTTTTTCGCAAGACCCTCGGCATCTGCGGCATGGGCCGCATCGGGGCCGAAGTGGCCAAGCGGGCCAAGGCCTTTGGCATGACCGTGCTCGGCTACGATCCTTATCTGACCGCCGCCAAGGCGGAGGCGCTCGGCGTGAAGCAAGTGGATCTCGAGGAGCTGTTCCGCCAGGCCGACTACATCACCGTGCACATGCCGTTGACCGATGCCACCCGCGACATGATCGACGACAAGGCCATCGCGATGATGAAGGACGGAGTGCGTCTCTTCAATTGCGCCCGTGGCGGTATCATCAACGAAGACGCCTTGCTCAAGGGACTGGAAAGCGGCAAGGTCGCCGCAGCGGGTCTCGACGTTTATGTCAGCGAACCGCCAGCGGAAGATCATCCGTTTCGCGCTCAGAAAAATCTCAACCTCACGCCTCACCTCGGAGCTTCGACCGAAGAAGCTCAGGAAAGCGTGGGACTGGAAATCGCGGAGTGCGTGACCAGCGTCCTGACCGGTGGCGGCATCAGCAACGCTATCAACATGCCCTCGCTCGACGCTCAGACGCTCAAGACCGTCGGACCGTACCTCGAGCTCTGCTCGGCCCTCGGTTCCTTGGTGCAGCAGCTTGCCCTCGACAAGGTGGAGAAGGTGAAGATCACCTACTCCGGCAAGATCGTCGATCTGGACGCCAACTCGCTAACGCGCGGTATCCTCAAGGGCTACCTCAAGGAGGTGAGCAGCAATGTGAACTTCGTAAACGCCCTCGTCATCATGGAGCGCCTCGGGCTGCAGGTGGATGTCCTGAAGTCCTCGGAAGAAGTGGACTACACCGAGCTCATCAAGGTCGAGGCGGTGTGCGGAAATGGAGAGAGCGTATCCGCGGAGGGCACCCTCATCGGCAAGGGCAATTCCCCGCGAATCGTGTCCGTCAATGGCCGCGAAGTGGAAGTCGAGCCGCATGGCTGCATGCTGGTCATCGCCAATAGCGACGAGCTCGGCATCGTGGGCAAGATCGGCAGCATCATGGGCAAGGACGGTGTAAACATCGCCGGCATGTCTCTCAGCCGCAACGAAGTGGGCGGAATCGCCCTCAACATCGCCACCTTGGACAGCGATCCAAGCGATGCGGCGATGGAGGAGATCCGATCCATCGCTGCGATCAAGCAGGCGAAGATCGTCCACTTGTAG
- the plsY gene encoding glycerol-3-phosphate 1-O-acyltransferase PlsY, with translation MSIDAIDAISAAGAGYLIGSLPFGFWVAKANGVDIFSVGSRNPGATNVKRCVGKRAGNLVFLLDALKGFLATAWPIVILSAHFGYGLVGLVFAVLGHSFSLFTRFRGGKGVATMLGGVVALMPWAALVGVAVWLAVFYGSRYVSLASICLAISLPITNLVMNAPATITWVSLALAALVIVRHKENIVRLMKGEENRFEKKSSKKTATSSVIGGKQS, from the coding sequence ATGTCCATCGACGCGATAGATGCCATTTCGGCCGCAGGAGCAGGGTACCTCATCGGTTCCCTGCCTTTTGGCTTTTGGGTAGCGAAGGCGAACGGGGTCGACATCTTTTCTGTCGGCAGCCGAAATCCCGGAGCGACCAACGTCAAGCGCTGCGTGGGCAAGCGGGCGGGAAACCTCGTGTTCCTGTTGGATGCGTTGAAGGGCTTTCTCGCCACCGCATGGCCTATCGTTATCCTGTCTGCCCATTTTGGATACGGACTGGTCGGACTGGTCTTCGCGGTCCTTGGTCATTCCTTTTCCCTCTTTACCCGGTTTCGGGGCGGCAAGGGCGTGGCGACCATGCTTGGCGGCGTGGTAGCCTTGATGCCTTGGGCGGCCCTAGTGGGCGTGGCAGTTTGGCTAGCGGTTTTCTATGGCTCTCGCTACGTCTCGCTGGCCTCGATCTGCTTGGCGATCAGCCTGCCGATTACCAATCTCGTGATGAATGCCCCAGCAACCATCACCTGGGTGTCGCTCGCGCTCGCGGCGTTGGTGATTGTTCGTCACAAGGAAAACATCGTTCGTCTGATGAAGGGCGAAGAAAATCGATTTGAAAAGAAGTCCTCCAAGAAGACGGCGACGTCTTCGGTGATTGGAGGCAAGCAAAGCTAA
- a CDS encoding homoserine dehydrogenase codes for MSERVIKVGLCGFGVVGQGVFNYLRSRQDLLSDRIGARLEVSRIAVRDTKKKRDFDYDESMLTTDPLSIATDPEVDVVCELMGGTGVALDVSIAALEAGKILVTANKALLCDHGEAVFAAAKRGGGQLFFEASVAGGIPVIKALKDSLVVNRFSSIYGILNGTSNYILTRMTNEGATYQEILTEAKALGYAEADESLDVDGIDAAHKAVVLAYLAHGRWVPFKDLLVEGVSEVTQDDIQFAKDNGYAVKLLAVIDVAHASGKLYISILPTLVSKKTSLGSVDGVFNAVSIHGDVVGETVYIGPGAGRDATASSVIADIVDGAKLLVNGGAETFVDPAPRGGDAIELAEPEEIESRYYVRLQVLDKPGVMAEVASLLASHKVSLASVTQKEVGEGAESATLIVTTHMTNEKAILDSVKSLAESPSVTAKPFCMPISGIEK; via the coding sequence ATGAGCGAACGTGTGATAAAAGTAGGACTCTGTGGTTTCGGGGTCGTAGGGCAGGGCGTTTTCAACTACCTGCGAAGTCGTCAGGACCTATTGTCCGACAGAATTGGTGCTCGCTTGGAGGTTTCTCGTATTGCGGTTCGTGATACGAAGAAGAAGCGGGACTTCGACTACGACGAGAGCATGCTGACCACCGATCCTCTCTCGATCGCGACGGACCCTGAAGTGGACGTCGTCTGTGAACTGATGGGCGGAACGGGCGTCGCTCTCGATGTCAGCATCGCTGCTTTGGAAGCTGGCAAAATCCTGGTCACCGCCAACAAAGCTCTCCTGTGCGACCACGGCGAAGCGGTTTTCGCTGCGGCGAAGCGTGGCGGTGGACAGCTGTTTTTCGAGGCCAGCGTCGCGGGTGGCATCCCGGTGATCAAGGCTCTCAAGGACAGTCTGGTCGTCAACCGTTTCAGCAGCATATACGGGATTCTCAACGGAACCTCTAACTACATCCTCACTCGCATGACCAACGAGGGCGCCACGTATCAGGAAATCCTGACGGAAGCCAAGGCCTTAGGCTATGCGGAAGCTGACGAGTCGCTCGATGTCGATGGCATCGACGCCGCTCACAAGGCGGTGGTCCTGGCCTATCTAGCCCACGGTCGCTGGGTGCCGTTCAAGGATTTGCTGGTGGAAGGCGTCTCCGAGGTGACGCAGGATGATATCCAGTTTGCCAAGGACAACGGCTATGCGGTCAAGCTGCTGGCGGTGATCGATGTCGCTCACGCTTCCGGCAAACTCTACATTTCCATCCTGCCGACGCTCGTATCCAAAAAGACTTCGCTAGGGTCGGTCGATGGCGTGTTCAACGCGGTGTCGATTCATGGCGACGTGGTGGGCGAAACCGTTTACATCGGGCCGGGCGCCGGTCGTGACGCGACCGCAAGCTCCGTGATCGCTGACATCGTCGATGGGGCCAAGCTGCTGGTCAATGGTGGAGCCGAGACCTTCGTGGATCCGGCGCCTCGGGGCGGCGACGCCATCGAGCTGGCGGAACCGGAGGAAATCGAATCCCGCTACTATGTCCGCCTGCAGGTTTTGGACAAGCCAGGCGTCATGGCCGAGGTCGCTTCCTTGTTGGCCAGCCACAAGGTCAGTCTCGCCAGCGTCACGCAAAAGGAGGTCGGAGAAGGGGCGGAGTCCGCGACTTTGATCGTCACCACCCACATGACCAATGAAAAAGCGATTTTGGACTCCGTAAAAAGCTTGGCCGAAAGTCCGAGCGTGACCGCTAAACCGTTTTGCATGCCGATCAGCGGCATCGAGAAATAG
- a CDS encoding aspartate kinase, with translation MARIVKKFGGTSVGDVDRIKNVANIIREDVEQGHQVAVVVSARSGVTNELIARAKAINENPNDREMDVLLAVGEQETIALAAMALHALGIEAISMTGAQAGIKTDPFHTRARIVSMDCEKIEAHLNSGSVVIVAGFQGVNEEGTTTTLGRGGSDLSAVALASGLNADLCQIYTDVDGVYTADPRIVPLAKKIPEISYEEMLELASLGTKVMQARSVEFANKYNVVFEVRSSFDTSIPGTIVKQEVSSMEDVVVRGVALDRNQAKIMVTNIPDKPGSAAQIFEALGKANVIVDMIVQNLGRNGVANLTFTVPRDDSKRSLDAVEHVLKKLGGGEVAVFGDIVKLSVVGIGMRSHSGVASKLFSALAEAKANIQIISTSEIKISVVIDEDGAEDATRIVHSAFGLDKE, from the coding sequence ATGGCTCGTATCGTAAAGAAATTTGGTGGCACCTCGGTGGGTGATGTCGATCGCATCAAGAATGTGGCGAACATCATTCGCGAGGATGTCGAACAAGGGCATCAGGTTGCGGTGGTCGTGTCCGCTCGATCGGGCGTGACCAACGAATTGATCGCTCGCGCGAAAGCGATCAACGAAAACCCGAACGACCGCGAGATGGACGTGCTGCTAGCGGTGGGCGAGCAGGAGACCATCGCTCTCGCTGCCATGGCCTTGCACGCGTTGGGCATCGAAGCCATCTCCATGACCGGAGCGCAAGCTGGCATCAAGACCGACCCGTTCCACACTCGGGCTCGCATCGTCAGCATGGATTGCGAGAAGATCGAAGCCCACCTCAACTCCGGGAGCGTGGTCATCGTGGCCGGTTTCCAAGGGGTGAACGAAGAGGGCACCACCACCACGCTCGGCCGCGGCGGTTCGGACCTTTCGGCGGTGGCGCTCGCCAGTGGCTTGAATGCCGATCTCTGCCAGATCTACACCGACGTCGATGGCGTCTACACTGCCGATCCGCGCATCGTGCCGCTCGCTAAGAAAATTCCGGAAATCAGCTACGAGGAAATGCTCGAGCTCGCCAGTCTCGGAACCAAGGTCATGCAGGCCCGTTCCGTAGAGTTCGCAAACAAGTATAACGTCGTATTCGAAGTACGCAGCAGTTTTGACACCTCAATCCCAGGGACAATCGTGAAACAAGAAGTAAGCTCAATGGAAGACGTCGTGGTACGCGGCGTGGCGCTCGACCGCAACCAGGCCAAGATCATGGTGACGAACATTCCGGACAAGCCTGGATCGGCAGCCCAGATTTTCGAGGCCTTGGGCAAGGCGAACGTCATCGTCGACATGATCGTGCAGAACTTGGGTAGAAATGGGGTGGCCAATCTCACCTTCACGGTGCCTCGCGACGATTCGAAACGCTCGCTCGACGCGGTCGAGCACGTGCTCAAGAAGCTGGGTGGCGGCGAAGTCGCGGTATTTGGCGACATCGTCAAGCTTTCTGTAGTGGGAATTGGGATGCGCAGCCATTCCGGCGTGGCCAGCAAGCTTTTCTCCGCTCTGGCGGAGGCCAAGGCGAATATCCAGATTATCAGCACGTCCGAGATCAAGATCTCCGTGGTGATCGATGAAGATGGGGCGGAAGACGCCACGCGAATCGTTCATTCCGCTTTCGGTTTGGACAAGGAGTAA
- the thrC gene encoding threonine synthase — protein MKFVSTRGQTEPHSFSEAVRIGLAPDKGLFVPEELPDLGQEMLSWQGKTYPELCYEFFKHFATDIPSDELKALVETAYSRFDHPDHAPLVKLSDKLYVLELFHGPTLAFKDFALQLLGCLYERQVAQSGQGINVLGATSGDTGAAAINGLLGKKGVNIFILYPDGRVSPLQERQMTCLEEENVFPLAIKGSFDDAQAALKEVFGDKDFSREVHLSAVNSINLARILAQCVYYIYAWLKLPAESRDRATFVVPTGNFGNVLAGWLASRMGMVVDGFRVATNQNDILHRFFSAGDYSLGAVQPSHAPSMDIQVASNFERFLYFSLGGNAEMTREIMEGFKKDGAFQVGGMAITEFMTSSRMDDAEIAETITRVYKEFGYVSDPHTACGFKDIDHLEPAIVLSTAHPAKFPDVVEACTGISPTHASLEALKAKDVQKYSVEPTEQAIKAFIRNHQA, from the coding sequence ATGAAGTTCGTTAGCACACGAGGACAGACGGAGCCGCACAGCTTTTCGGAAGCGGTGCGCATCGGCTTGGCGCCGGACAAGGGATTGTTCGTTCCGGAAGAGCTTCCGGATCTGGGTCAGGAAATGCTGAGCTGGCAAGGAAAGACGTATCCGGAACTTTGCTACGAGTTTTTCAAGCATTTCGCCACCGACATCCCGAGCGACGAGCTCAAAGCCCTCGTCGAAACCGCCTACAGCCGCTTCGATCATCCGGACCACGCTCCGCTGGTGAAACTTTCCGATAAGCTCTACGTGCTGGAGCTCTTTCATGGGCCAACGCTAGCGTTCAAGGATTTCGCTTTGCAGCTGCTCGGTTGCCTCTACGAGCGTCAGGTCGCTCAGTCGGGCCAAGGTATCAACGTGCTGGGGGCGACCTCAGGCGACACTGGAGCTGCGGCGATCAATGGACTGCTCGGCAAGAAAGGCGTGAACATTTTCATCCTGTATCCAGACGGGCGTGTTTCGCCGCTGCAGGAACGGCAGATGACCTGCTTGGAGGAGGAAAACGTTTTTCCGCTGGCGATCAAAGGGAGTTTCGACGACGCCCAGGCTGCCTTGAAGGAGGTTTTCGGAGACAAGGACTTCAGCCGGGAGGTGCATCTGTCGGCCGTGAACTCCATCAACCTCGCCCGCATCCTCGCCCAGTGCGTCTACTACATCTACGCTTGGCTGAAGCTGCCTGCGGAATCCCGCGATCGAGCGACCTTCGTCGTGCCGACCGGAAACTTCGGAAACGTGCTCGCTGGCTGGCTGGCGTCACGCATGGGTATGGTGGTCGACGGCTTTCGGGTGGCGACCAACCAGAACGACATTTTGCACCGATTCTTTTCCGCTGGAGACTATTCGCTGGGCGCTGTGCAGCCTAGCCACGCTCCTTCGATGGACATCCAAGTCGCGTCGAACTTCGAGCGCTTTCTCTACTTTTCGCTGGGCGGCAATGCCGAGATGACTCGTGAGATCATGGAAGGCTTCAAAAAGGATGGCGCCTTTCAGGTCGGTGGCATGGCCATCACGGAGTTTATGACCAGCTCGCGCATGGACGACGCTGAAATCGCGGAGACCATAACACGCGTGTATAAGGAATTTGGTTACGTTTCCGATCCTCATACCGCCTGCGGCTTCAAGGACATCGATCATCTGGAGCCGGCGATCGTTCTTTCCACGGCCCACCCGGCCAAGTTTCCCGACGTGGTGGAGGCATGCACGGGAATCTCTCCCACCCACGCTAGCCTCGAGGCTCTGAAAGCGAAGGACGTGCAGAAGTACTCCGTCGAGCCCACCGAACAGGCGATCAAGGCGTTCATTCGCAATCACCAAGCTTAG